The Pelagibacterium halotolerans B2 genome has a segment encoding these proteins:
- a CDS encoding Gfo/Idh/MocA family protein, with amino-acid sequence MNVAMIGGGFMGKAHAMAYAAMPMFFWPAPAIPVRKVVVDITQEAADDARVRFGFEESSADWRSVVERDDIDVVDIVTPNDSHAEIAIAAAKAGKHIICEKPLARTGEEAKPMLDAVREAGVIHMVAFNYRRTPAVALARKFIDEGRIGDIVNFRGTYLQDWSADPDSPLSWRFQKNVAGSGAVGDIGTHVLDFARYLAGEITGVYAVNRTLIPSRPVASGHLDKLGAGGGGAGAERGAVDVDDETITLLRFANGAMGSLEASRNAYGRNNYLTFEVHGTKGSLVFNYERRDELQVMFADDPADARGFRTIYTGAAHPYGEGLWPIPALGIGYGETKIVECYDLFKAIAENTQPSPNFEDGYRISQIADAMIRSGESGSWVEI; translated from the coding sequence ATGAATGTAGCGATGATCGGCGGCGGGTTCATGGGCAAGGCCCATGCCATGGCCTACGCGGCGATGCCGATGTTTTTCTGGCCCGCTCCGGCCATCCCGGTGCGCAAGGTGGTGGTCGATATCACCCAAGAAGCAGCGGACGATGCCAGGGTCCGGTTCGGGTTCGAAGAATCCTCCGCGGACTGGCGCTCCGTGGTCGAGCGCGACGACATCGATGTTGTCGACATCGTCACACCCAATGACAGCCATGCCGAAATAGCCATTGCTGCCGCAAAGGCAGGCAAGCACATTATCTGCGAGAAGCCCCTTGCCCGAACGGGCGAAGAGGCCAAACCCATGCTCGATGCGGTGCGCGAGGCAGGGGTCATCCATATGGTGGCTTTCAACTATCGCCGCACGCCGGCCGTTGCGTTGGCGCGCAAGTTCATTGACGAAGGCCGCATCGGCGACATCGTCAACTTTCGCGGCACCTATCTGCAGGATTGGTCCGCCGATCCCGACAGCCCGCTCTCGTGGCGATTCCAGAAGAACGTGGCAGGCTCCGGAGCTGTCGGCGACATCGGCACCCACGTGCTGGACTTCGCTCGCTACCTCGCGGGCGAAATCACCGGAGTATACGCGGTCAACCGCACCCTCATTCCTAGCCGACCGGTTGCCAGTGGGCACCTGGACAAGCTCGGAGCGGGCGGAGGTGGAGCTGGCGCCGAGCGAGGCGCCGTGGATGTCGACGACGAGACGATCACCCTCTTGCGCTTTGCCAACGGTGCTATGGGTTCCCTGGAGGCTTCTCGCAACGCCTATGGCCGCAACAACTACCTGACCTTCGAAGTGCACGGCACCAAAGGCTCTCTGGTCTTTAACTATGAACGCCGCGACGAATTGCAGGTCATGTTCGCCGACGATCCGGCTGATGCGCGAGGATTCCGCACCATCTATACCGGTGCCGCCCATCCCTACGGTGAGGGATTGTGGCCGATCCCGGCGCTGGGTATCGGGTATGGCGAAACCAAGATCGTCGAGTGCTATGATCTCTTCAAGGCGATCGCCGAGAATACCCAGCCCAGCCCCAACTTCGAGGACGGGTATAGAATCTCTCAGATCGCAGACGCCATGATCCGTTCAGGGGAGAGCGGCAGCTGGGTCGAGATTTGA
- a CDS encoding substrate-binding domain-containing protein, which produces MQIFKTSLMAATLLSVTATGAALAQSPDEALATLSERVLSTGPGGEEPTAAAEITLSDDELAQIADMNATAAIVMHYGGNDWAQAQIDGLNQQFEEMGIEVIAVTDAGFAPEKQVSDIETILAQSPDIIVSIPTDPVATADAYRQAAAQGVELVFMDNVPANMEAGTDYVSVVSADNYGNGVASAHLMAKALEGEGQIGVVFHAADFFVTQQRYDAFTATISENYPGIEIVDEQGIAGPDFTGQAERAASAMMTANPGINGIWAVWDVPAEGVIAAARANGRDDLVITTIDLGENVAIDMARGGYIKGLGAQQPFAQGQTEAKLAGYALLDKDAPVYVALPALPVEQSNLLEAWETVYSQPAPDTVVQSMSQ; this is translated from the coding sequence ATGCAAATTTTCAAGACATCTCTCATGGCTGCGACGCTCTTGTCCGTGACCGCCACGGGGGCGGCGCTGGCCCAGAGCCCGGATGAAGCTCTCGCGACCCTCTCGGAACGGGTCCTGTCCACAGGCCCGGGCGGAGAAGAGCCGACGGCTGCCGCCGAAATCACGCTCAGCGACGATGAGCTCGCCCAGATCGCGGACATGAACGCAACCGCGGCCATCGTTATGCACTATGGCGGCAATGACTGGGCGCAGGCTCAGATCGACGGTCTCAATCAGCAGTTCGAGGAAATGGGAATCGAAGTCATCGCCGTCACCGATGCCGGTTTCGCCCCTGAAAAGCAGGTTTCGGACATCGAGACGATTCTCGCGCAAAGTCCCGACATCATCGTTTCCATTCCCACCGATCCGGTGGCGACGGCCGATGCATATCGCCAGGCCGCGGCCCAGGGTGTCGAACTGGTCTTCATGGACAATGTTCCGGCCAATATGGAGGCGGGCACCGACTACGTAAGCGTTGTTTCGGCCGACAACTACGGCAACGGTGTCGCATCGGCGCACCTGATGGCAAAGGCCCTCGAGGGCGAGGGGCAGATCGGCGTCGTCTTCCATGCTGCCGACTTCTTTGTGACCCAGCAGCGCTACGATGCATTCACGGCGACGATCTCCGAAAATTATCCCGGGATCGAGATCGTGGACGAGCAGGGCATTGCCGGTCCTGACTTCACTGGCCAGGCTGAGCGTGCAGCCTCGGCGATGATGACCGCCAATCCCGGGATCAACGGCATCTGGGCGGTCTGGGATGTTCCGGCCGAGGGCGTGATTGCAGCCGCACGCGCCAACGGGCGCGACGACCTTGTGATCACTACCATCGATCTTGGTGAGAATGTTGCCATCGACATGGCGCGCGGTGGCTACATCAAGGGGCTTGGAGCGCAGCAGCCGTTCGCCCAGGGGCAGACCGAGGCCAAGCTCGCCGGCTACGCGCTGCTCGACAAGGACGCTCCGGTCTATGTTGCCCTGCCGGCGCTGCCAGTCGAGCAGTCCAACCTGCTCGAAGCCTGGGAAACGGTCTACTCCCAGCCGGCTCCCGACACCGTCGTCCAGAGCATGAGCCAGTAA
- a CDS encoding sugar phosphate isomerase/epimerase family protein, translated as MSRWKLAYHANCWGPLGGHPVGVTSIGQLNYMTFADMRTALSDIARAGYEGVEVFDGNLLGYAEEKSELKALLSDTGLELLAVYVGANLIFDDVLEEELSKIEAVAALAAEFSTPHLVVGGGARRRAGPRPDDYKKTAAGLDKVAAIAERHGLEPHYHPHLSTLAETPDEIAQIFAETDIAFCPDTAHLAGAGGDPAALIRKYKDRISYVHLKGLQREPFGFTPLDEGDLDMTAIVDALKEVGFSGWVSTELDAWSDPFEGATRSKAFLDKVAG; from the coding sequence ATGTCGCGCTGGAAGCTGGCGTATCACGCCAATTGCTGGGGCCCCCTGGGGGGGCATCCGGTCGGGGTCACCTCGATCGGGCAGCTCAACTACATGACCTTTGCGGATATGCGCACGGCTCTGTCCGACATCGCGCGCGCCGGATATGAAGGTGTGGAAGTGTTCGACGGAAACCTTCTGGGCTACGCGGAGGAAAAGTCCGAGCTCAAAGCACTTCTGTCGGACACAGGGCTCGAGCTTCTGGCTGTCTATGTTGGCGCCAATCTGATCTTTGACGATGTTCTCGAAGAGGAACTTAGCAAGATAGAGGCGGTGGCAGCGCTGGCTGCCGAGTTTTCCACGCCACATCTGGTCGTCGGCGGTGGTGCGCGCCGGCGTGCAGGTCCGCGGCCCGATGATTACAAGAAGACCGCCGCCGGGCTCGACAAGGTTGCGGCCATTGCCGAAAGGCACGGGCTGGAGCCGCATTACCATCCGCACCTGTCGACGCTCGCCGAAACGCCAGACGAAATAGCGCAGATATTCGCCGAGACCGACATAGCGTTCTGTCCCGACACGGCCCATCTGGCGGGGGCGGGCGGCGATCCTGCGGCGCTCATCCGGAAGTACAAGGACCGGATTTCCTACGTACACCTCAAGGGCCTGCAGCGGGAGCCCTTCGGCTTCACGCCGCTCGACGAAGGCGACCTCGACATGACCGCCATTGTCGATGCGCTCAAAGAGGTCGGGTTTTCCGGCTGGGTGTCCACTGAACTCGATGCATGGTCCGACCCATTCGAGGGTGCGACCCGCAGCAAGGCGTTTCTCGATAAGGTGGCAGGCTAG
- a CDS encoding ROK family protein: protein MDRQKASPRPASKVRGRSGEAVVNSLSTVLTLVRTGIASTRQEIERESELGRAVVADRLATLTGLDLVDESELGAASGGRAPRLVRFNADIGRVLVATLDQTALGVGIADLDGHLLMEHHEAIDLASDPSPILNRLIALFEWVLEKHQNRKPVWGVGLSVPGPVAVVEGADFLCRTPEFMPGWEGFPFVERLLVHFNAPVWMRSSVETMTMGELKAGGGVGQQTMLFIKVGTRIGAGIAVNGTVYRGAQGAAGLIGQIPVATVAGSPTLEAAAGSTAIAAAATTAALSGQSPYLADTLDRLGEITAIDVGQAAQMGDSIATELLSKSGRLIGETVAALTNMINPALIVLGGSAAQTSDTILAAVREAVYRNSHPLVTRDLRILRSQMGSSAGLVGAAAVVTEQIFSTATLRGWITQGSVLDHPGFQDALDAANQRLAAVPTRPQPPAPTA from the coding sequence GTGGACAGACAAAAAGCGTCTCCACGCCCCGCTTCAAAGGTGCGCGGCCGTTCAGGCGAAGCGGTAGTCAACTCCCTCTCAACGGTCCTGACGCTGGTGCGGACTGGAATCGCTAGTACGCGACAGGAGATCGAGCGGGAAAGCGAACTGGGCCGCGCCGTGGTGGCGGACCGGCTAGCCACCCTTACCGGGCTGGATCTCGTTGACGAAAGCGAACTCGGTGCCGCGAGCGGGGGGCGCGCACCCCGGCTCGTGCGGTTCAATGCAGATATCGGCCGGGTGCTCGTCGCTACGCTGGACCAGACCGCGCTGGGCGTGGGCATTGCTGATCTCGATGGACACCTGCTCATGGAACACCATGAGGCCATCGACCTTGCGTCCGATCCCTCGCCCATTCTGAATCGGCTCATTGCGCTGTTCGAATGGGTTCTCGAAAAGCACCAGAATAGGAAGCCGGTCTGGGGTGTCGGGCTGTCTGTGCCCGGCCCCGTTGCCGTGGTCGAAGGCGCCGATTTTCTTTGCCGGACACCCGAATTCATGCCCGGCTGGGAAGGGTTTCCGTTCGTCGAGCGACTGCTGGTGCATTTTAACGCCCCGGTATGGATGCGTTCGAGCGTCGAGACTATGACCATGGGCGAACTCAAAGCCGGAGGCGGCGTGGGTCAGCAGACAATGCTGTTTATCAAGGTCGGCACCCGCATCGGCGCCGGCATTGCCGTCAACGGAACCGTCTACCGCGGCGCCCAGGGTGCGGCGGGTCTGATTGGACAAATTCCCGTCGCTACTGTGGCAGGATCACCCACTCTTGAAGCGGCAGCGGGCAGCACAGCCATTGCGGCAGCGGCAACGACCGCAGCACTCAGTGGTCAGAGTCCGTATCTCGCGGACACATTGGACCGCCTGGGCGAAATCACGGCTATCGATGTCGGACAGGCCGCGCAGATGGGCGACAGCATCGCTACTGAACTGCTCTCAAAGAGTGGACGCCTGATCGGTGAGACCGTCGCGGCACTGACGAACATGATCAATCCCGCCCTCATCGTCCTGGGAGGAAGCGCGGCGCAGACCAGCGACACTATTCTCGCAGCGGTCCGCGAAGCGGTCTATCGCAACTCCCATCCCCTCGTAACGCGCGATCTTCGTATTCTGCGCTCACAAATGGGAAGTTCGGCCGGTTTGGTCGGCGCGGCTGCTGTCGTCACCGAACAGATTTTTTCCACCGCCACCTTGCGTGGCTGGATCACGCAGGGCAGCGTGCTGGACCACCCTGGATTTCAAGATGCGCTCGATGCAGCGAACCAGCGCCTTGCGGCAGTGCCGACCCGGCCACAGCCGCCAGCGCCGACCGCATAG
- a CDS encoding substrate-binding domain-containing protein: MPISGLGPHGERATPPSSVELSETDIAASRERGFSVTVVMHTMNGDYSKQQLAGIVGTLGDYGAIVPEVVDCHFDPRRQVEALDRLIASGVDAIVSIPIGNADVVEAHRRVAKAGIQLILLDNVPTGLLPGSDYVSLVSADNFGLGQVAAELLSPYVPSEGHLGVLAYGVDFYATNEREIAFAKWIQANRPDVRIATRKFSAIEDARAETEALLQSDADIAALFVVWEAPAIGAMTALKAQERSVPLTTIDLGRDVAVALADNAIIKGIGAQQPFAQGAVGAKTTVRALLGHRVPAWVALPALAVTQSNVIESWQMVWRAPAPNALISLRRT; encoded by the coding sequence ATGCCTATTTCCGGGCTTGGCCCGCATGGCGAACGGGCGACACCGCCATCAAGTGTAGAGCTTTCGGAGACCGACATCGCGGCATCGCGCGAGCGGGGATTTTCGGTCACCGTCGTGATGCACACCATGAACGGGGACTATTCGAAACAACAACTTGCGGGAATTGTGGGCACCTTGGGTGACTATGGCGCCATCGTGCCGGAGGTGGTCGATTGTCACTTCGATCCTCGCCGACAAGTCGAGGCACTCGACCGACTGATCGCTTCCGGAGTCGACGCGATAGTTTCGATCCCGATCGGAAACGCCGATGTTGTTGAGGCCCACCGCAGAGTCGCCAAGGCGGGCATACAACTCATCCTGCTCGACAACGTTCCCACTGGACTGCTGCCGGGCAGCGACTATGTGAGTCTCGTTTCGGCGGACAATTTCGGGCTGGGCCAGGTGGCGGCCGAGCTGCTCTCGCCCTATGTTCCAAGTGAAGGACACTTGGGTGTGCTGGCGTATGGTGTCGACTTTTATGCCACCAACGAGCGCGAGATCGCGTTCGCCAAGTGGATCCAGGCCAATCGCCCCGACGTCCGCATCGCAACGCGCAAATTCTCGGCCATCGAAGACGCAAGGGCCGAGACCGAAGCGCTTCTACAGAGCGACGCCGACATTGCCGCCCTCTTCGTGGTCTGGGAGGCGCCCGCGATTGGCGCAATGACAGCATTGAAGGCTCAGGAGCGCTCCGTGCCGCTGACCACTATCGATCTGGGCCGTGACGTCGCAGTCGCCCTCGCCGACAACGCCATCATAAAGGGTATAGGAGCACAACAGCCTTTTGCTCAAGGGGCGGTCGGCGCCAAGACCACGGTGCGCGCGTTGCTGGGCCATCGGGTTCCTGCCTGGGTCGCTCTTCCCGCGCTTGCGGTAACGCAATCCAATGTCATCGAGAGCTGGCAGATGGTCTGGCGTGCGCCGGCACCCAACGCTCTCATTTCGCTCCGCAGAACGTAG
- a CDS encoding LysR family transcriptional regulator, producing the protein MEMNQIRYFLAVCEHRNFTHAASASNVSQPSLTTAIKKLEDELGGDLFVRDRAGCRLTALGKLVQPRLQTVHDETRQAKAEAVRHLRLERVPISVGIGETIGHNRISAALERTRTRLPQAEIELIVASSSELLAGLRDGEFDVVVTAEKVSEDLYRIDHLYDEDYKVVVSKSHPLSELDAISLSTLAGTDMLDRLNCEMRDALHGTCADHGHELYAAYRSNRVDWLVELARQGSGAVILPATAIPSDTGLVSKPIDGLEISRTVLALRYRHQTTRPETNDLIREMTRMPA; encoded by the coding sequence ATGGAAATGAACCAGATCAGGTATTTTCTCGCGGTATGCGAGCACCGGAACTTCACCCATGCGGCCAGTGCCTCCAATGTCTCCCAACCTTCCTTGACGACTGCGATCAAGAAACTTGAAGACGAGCTTGGAGGTGACCTGTTTGTCAGGGACCGTGCGGGATGCCGGCTTACGGCACTCGGAAAACTCGTGCAGCCAAGGTTGCAGACGGTTCATGATGAGACGCGACAGGCTAAGGCCGAAGCGGTCCGTCATTTGCGCTTGGAGCGGGTTCCAATTTCTGTCGGTATCGGCGAAACGATTGGCCACAACAGGATTTCGGCAGCTTTGGAGCGTACTCGTACACGATTGCCGCAAGCCGAAATCGAACTGATCGTTGCGTCATCCTCCGAGCTTCTTGCTGGGTTGCGAGATGGTGAATTTGACGTTGTCGTCACAGCAGAGAAGGTCAGCGAAGACCTCTATCGCATAGATCATCTCTATGATGAGGACTACAAGGTAGTGGTGTCAAAGTCGCACCCGTTGTCTGAACTAGATGCGATTTCTCTTTCGACTCTTGCTGGAACTGACATGCTTGACCGACTAAATTGCGAAATGCGGGATGCTTTGCATGGGACCTGCGCGGATCATGGTCACGAACTCTACGCGGCCTATCGGTCAAATCGCGTGGATTGGCTAGTTGAACTTGCTCGGCAAGGGTCAGGTGCGGTGATCCTGCCAGCCACCGCTATTCCTTCGGACACGGGCCTTGTGTCGAAACCCATCGATGGCCTTGAAATATCAAGAACTGTTTTGGCCCTTCGATATCGGCACCAAACGACGAGACCAGAGACAAATGATCTGATCCGTGAGATGACGCGCATGCCGGCGTAG
- the istB gene encoding IS21-like element helper ATPase IstB — protein sequence MSSDAPELLLAHHLKTLKLPTFQREHHKLARQCAVEGVDHVRYLARLVELELIDRERRMVERRIKAAKFPAAKSLDSFDFAAIPKLNKMLVLELARCEWIERRENVIALGPSGTGKTHVAIGLGLAACQRGLSVGFTTAAALVSEMMEARDERRLLRFQKQMAGYKLLIIDELGFVPLSKTGAELLFELISQRYERGSTLITSNLPFDEWTETFGSERLTGALLDRLTHHVSILEMNGDSYRLAQSRARKTANPHQ from the coding sequence ATGAGCAGCGATGCTCCAGAACTCCTGCTCGCCCACCACCTCAAGACCTTGAAGCTGCCGACCTTCCAGCGTGAGCACCACAAACTTGCCCGGCAATGTGCGGTCGAGGGCGTGGATCATGTCCGCTACCTTGCCCGGCTGGTCGAGCTGGAACTGATCGATCGGGAACGGCGGATGGTCGAACGCCGCATCAAGGCGGCAAAGTTCCCCGCCGCAAAAAGCCTCGACAGCTTCGACTTCGCCGCCATCCCGAAGCTCAACAAGATGCTGGTGCTGGAACTGGCGCGGTGCGAATGGATCGAGCGCCGCGAGAACGTCATCGCGCTCGGCCCCAGCGGCACGGGCAAGACCCACGTCGCGATCGGCCTCGGCTTGGCGGCCTGCCAGAGGGGATTGTCCGTCGGCTTCACCACAGCGGCCGCGCTCGTCAGCGAGATGATGGAGGCGCGCGACGAACGCCGTCTTCTGCGCTTCCAGAAGCAGATGGCGGGCTACAAGCTGCTCATCATCGACGAGCTGGGCTTCGTGCCGCTCTCCAAAACCGGCGCCGAGCTGTTGTTCGAGCTGATCTCGCAGCGTTACGAGCGTGGCTCCACCCTGATCACCAGCAATCTGCCCTTCGACGAATGGACGGAAACGTTCGGTTCCGAGCGCCTCACAGGCGCACTCCTCGACCGGCTGACCCACCACGTCAGCATCCTCGAGATGAACGGCGACAGCTATCGCCTCGCGCAAAGCCGGGCACGAAAAACCGCCAACCCTCACCAATAA
- a CDS encoding ABC transporter ATP-binding protein codes for MASLTIRDLKKKFGSVEVIPGLDLDIADGEFVVFVGPSGCGKSTLLRLIAGLEDVTSGDISIDSNTVVGLPAADRGVAMVFQSYALYPHMTVRQNLSFGLENMRMPKKEIVRRVDSAANLLQIDNLLERRPKQLSGGQRQRVAIGRAITRDPKIFLFDEPLSNLDAELRVLMRAEITSLHERLGNTMIYVTHDQIEAMTMADKIVVLRKGVIEQVGAPLELYNRPANMFVAGFIGSPRMNFIPGTITDVTPDGLTFVGEGLAPIILASAVENLTPGMSVTLGVRPEDMVPAKDQKGNWSVAVTLTEQHGASTYVHGRLGTTDILIHQPGQSTVGRGEALEVKPRLGQWHLFDEQGLRVASP; via the coding sequence ATGGCTAGCCTAACCATCCGAGATCTAAAAAAGAAGTTCGGTTCAGTCGAGGTTATTCCTGGTCTCGACCTCGATATTGCGGACGGAGAGTTTGTAGTATTCGTCGGCCCCTCCGGTTGCGGCAAGTCGACATTGCTACGCCTGATTGCCGGGCTGGAAGATGTGACGTCCGGTGACATCAGCATTGACAGCAACACCGTTGTCGGTCTTCCGGCCGCCGATCGGGGCGTCGCAATGGTCTTTCAGTCCTACGCGCTCTATCCACATATGACCGTACGGCAGAATCTGAGTTTCGGGCTGGAAAATATGCGCATGCCCAAGAAAGAGATTGTCCGGCGCGTCGATTCCGCTGCCAACCTGCTTCAAATCGACAATTTGCTGGAACGGCGGCCCAAGCAACTTTCGGGCGGCCAGCGGCAGCGGGTGGCCATCGGCAGGGCCATCACGCGCGACCCAAAGATTTTTCTGTTTGACGAACCGTTGTCCAACTTAGATGCCGAACTGCGGGTTCTGATGCGTGCCGAGATCACCAGTCTGCATGAGCGGCTGGGCAACACCATGATATATGTCACTCACGATCAAATCGAAGCCATGACCATGGCCGACAAAATCGTGGTGCTGCGCAAAGGTGTTATCGAGCAAGTCGGTGCGCCTCTCGAATTGTACAATCGTCCAGCCAATATGTTCGTGGCCGGATTTATCGGCTCACCGCGCATGAATTTTATTCCGGGTACCATAACGGATGTGACGCCCGACGGCCTAACGTTCGTGGGCGAAGGCCTAGCTCCGATCATTCTTGCGAGCGCTGTGGAAAATCTGACGCCGGGAATGTCGGTAACGCTGGGTGTGCGCCCCGAAGACATGGTTCCCGCAAAGGATCAGAAGGGCAACTGGTCCGTCGCCGTGACGCTCACCGAGCAGCACGGCGCCAGCACGTATGTGCACGGCAGGCTCGGGACAACCGATATTCTGATCCACCAGCCCGGCCAGAGCACCGTTGGCCGGGGCGAGGCCTTGGAGGTTAAGCCGCGCTTGGGTCAATGGCACCTTTTCGACGAGCAGGGTCTGAGGGTCGCCAGCCCCTGA
- a CDS encoding carbohydrate ABC transporter permease, giving the protein MNDLSVPKTGLSIRNFLTRRRSRNGLDVTDILAYAFLLLGVLVMFVPVLWVVLSSFKTSGDLEEFPPTFLPYESETVMIEGYDEPLRLFEVKQEDGSTERLAQIRRVGLNAQMLDPEDPEAGPIVVPIANARPLRHVGFTTENYANLMATTGGDIARYVFNSMFITIVATLITLVMNAMAAFALSKYRFRGSNIALVAILSTIMIPATVVLVPTYLIVSSLGLVNNLWGVILPAVATPTGVFLLRQYMLTIPDELIEAARMDHASEWRIFWRIILPLSSPALAVVAIFSLLWRWNDFLLPLLILNDREVYTLQLALASFQTQYEIRYDLLLAMTTLTAMPLAFAFLFLQRYITSGIASTGIK; this is encoded by the coding sequence ATGAATGACCTCAGCGTGCCGAAAACGGGCCTATCGATCCGAAATTTCCTGACGCGCCGGCGCAGCCGAAATGGATTGGATGTGACGGACATCTTGGCCTACGCGTTTCTGCTCTTGGGTGTTTTGGTGATGTTCGTCCCCGTTCTGTGGGTGGTGCTGTCGTCATTTAAGACATCGGGAGATCTCGAAGAATTCCCTCCCACGTTCCTGCCGTACGAGTCTGAAACGGTGATGATCGAAGGGTACGACGAGCCTCTGCGGCTGTTCGAGGTGAAGCAAGAAGATGGAAGCACTGAGCGCCTGGCACAGATCCGCCGCGTGGGGCTGAATGCGCAAATGCTCGATCCCGAGGATCCCGAGGCCGGACCGATAGTCGTCCCGATCGCCAACGCCCGCCCACTTCGGCACGTTGGGTTCACCACCGAGAATTACGCCAACCTTATGGCGACGACTGGGGGCGATATCGCCCGCTACGTCTTCAACAGTATGTTCATTACCATAGTGGCGACGCTCATCACCCTGGTGATGAACGCCATGGCTGCATTCGCGCTATCCAAATATCGCTTCCGAGGCTCCAACATCGCTTTGGTGGCGATCCTGTCGACCATCATGATCCCGGCAACGGTGGTGTTGGTCCCCACATATCTCATCGTGTCATCGCTTGGGCTCGTCAACAATCTTTGGGGCGTGATCCTGCCCGCTGTAGCCACTCCGACTGGGGTGTTCCTGCTGCGGCAGTACATGCTGACGATTCCCGACGAACTGATAGAGGCGGCGCGTATGGATCACGCCAGCGAATGGCGCATTTTCTGGCGTATTATCCTGCCGCTTTCTTCGCCAGCATTGGCGGTTGTCGCGATCTTCTCGCTCCTTTGGCGTTGGAACGATTTCCTGCTTCCGCTGCTCATTCTTAACGACCGTGAAGTCTATACGCTGCAACTCGCTCTAGCATCCTTCCAGACGCAATACGAGATCCGCTACGACCTGCTTCTGGCGATGACCACCCTGACCGCGATGCCGCTGGCTTTCGCGTTCCTGTTCCTGCAGCGCTATATCACCAGCGGCATCGCCTCGACCGGCATTAAGTAA
- a CDS encoding carbohydrate ABC transporter permease: MAGAQKVLGVRRIPWVFLAPNLLSVLLFALLPVLINVYYSLTGGARLYPIDRPFIGLDNYQALLDCGNFLDPATCSRDRFWRALYNSGVFVPIQVTAMAGIALLTALCLNRNIRLRGLFRSVFFFPVMLSPVVVALIWQWILQRNGALNGLLSAVGIQSVNWLVFPNTAFFWSVFVTVWAHMGFYTMILLAGLQSIPRDIYEAAKMDSASPWRTFSRITLPMLRPVLLVVLVLCVVRSVQTFDELYILTGGGPGSATLLIVQYIYEVGFAMLPRDFGLSAAASLLLGIVLLIVTLVQLRVSRGANDE; this comes from the coding sequence ATGGCGGGGGCGCAGAAAGTCCTCGGCGTCCGCCGAATTCCATGGGTGTTTCTGGCCCCAAATCTATTGTCGGTTCTGCTGTTCGCGCTGCTGCCGGTATTGATCAATGTCTATTACTCGCTAACCGGGGGGGCTCGACTTTACCCTATTGATCGGCCGTTCATCGGGCTTGATAACTATCAGGCGCTGCTTGATTGCGGCAACTTTCTCGATCCCGCGACGTGCTCGCGCGACCGGTTCTGGCGGGCGCTCTACAACAGCGGCGTGTTCGTGCCGATCCAGGTGACGGCCATGGCGGGAATCGCGTTGCTGACCGCACTGTGCCTCAATCGCAATATTCGCCTTCGTGGCCTTTTTCGGTCGGTGTTTTTCTTTCCCGTAATGCTCTCACCCGTCGTGGTTGCTCTCATCTGGCAGTGGATTTTACAGCGCAACGGCGCCCTAAACGGTCTGCTCAGTGCGGTTGGTATTCAGTCGGTTAATTGGCTCGTTTTCCCCAATACTGCATTTTTCTGGTCAGTGTTCGTTACAGTTTGGGCGCATATGGGATTTTATACCATGATCCTGCTGGCAGGGCTTCAATCAATTCCGCGTGACATTTACGAAGCGGCGAAGATGGATTCCGCATCTCCGTGGCGAACGTTTAGCCGTATTACCCTGCCTATGCTGCGCCCCGTCCTGCTGGTTGTTCTGGTCCTTTGCGTGGTGCGGTCGGTTCAAACGTTCGATGAACTTTACATTCTAACAGGCGGTGGCCCCGGTTCGGCGACGCTCCTGATTGTCCAGTACATCTATGAAGTGGGCTTCGCGATGTTGCCGCGTGATTTCGGATTGTCGGCAGCGGCGTCACTGTTGTTAGGCATAGTACTTCTTATAGTCACGCTTGTGCAGTTGCGCGTTTCACGAGGAGCCAATGATGAATGA